AAAccgaataaaattaaaatgaattggtTCGTACTGATCATATGGATTGAAATTACTACACTAGCATGTCAATTATCATTTCGAATGGTTGAATTACGAAAAATGATTCCATTTTCTAATGTTTTGATCCCAACCAATCTGTCGAATACATTTTCATATTGTCAAACCGATAGTAATTTATCAGATGTTAATTTCGAACCATTATTAGAGTTACAAGCAATTAAAAACGATAGTTTGCTAACAATGATTGAGTCTGGTGGCCGATATAAACCACGCGGATGTCATGCATTACAAAATGTGGCCATTGTTGTACCATATCGAAATCGTAGTGAtcaattacaaatttttgttcacaatATTCATAAATTTCTTACTGGTCAAAATCAAGTTCAATATCAATTGTTTATCGTCGAACAACGCGATCATAAGCAATTTAATCGTGCAAAATTACTCAACGTCGGTTTCAATGAAGCCATCCGTTTTAATAGTTTCGATTGTTTCATATTCCATGATGTGGAGCTATTACCATTGGATCTACGTAATCTATACTTGTGTTCTGATCAGCCGCGACACATGTCATCAAATATTGTTCAATTCGCTTATTTCTATGAAGAACTATTCGGTGGTGCCTGTGCGATCGAAACATCAATCGTATATGATGTGAACGGATTTTCTAATCAATTCTTTGGATGGGGTggcgaagatgatgaaatgcGATCTCGATTAGTACGTAAAGGATATCGAATACAGCGTTTTCCATCGGAAATTGCCCGCTATATAAAACTTCCACATCCTAAAGATAATTACAATGATCCGAATCCAAATAGATTTCGTTTAATTAAAGAAAGTGCTCAAACATCAGTCAATGACGGCCTGATTAATCTTGATTATATTCTGCGTCCAATAGTCGAACATTCGCTTTATGTTGTTATACCTGTCGAATTCTGAACATGTGtatatttaaattaaataaatgatatataaataaaaaaccgccaatttgaattttcgaaAATAACGTACTATAAGAGCGGCGAatatcacttttttttactgtgattgaaaattacatctgattttttttgacgtttctcgattttttttttcttgaaaatctCATCGCGAAATGGCATCCCATAAAAATACagatgaattcaaaatcttAATCACATCAGATTGTCATTTGGGCCACAATGAAAAACACCCAATTCGTGGTGAGGATTCGTTTCGTACATTTGAAGAAGTTTTACAAGCAGCTGTAAATATGGACGTCGATTTCATTCTGTTGGCCGGGGATTTGTTTGATGTGAACAAACCATCAATACAAACGATGCGTCGAACAATGTCACTGATAAGAAAATATTGTTTTGGTGGCAATGGTTGTCAAAAgtttttggtgaaaaatttcaaaaatgcTAATTGTATTGATCCGAATTTGAAAGTGAAATATCCAATATTCACTATTCATggaaatcatgatgatcctGTTGGAATGAATTGTTCCTGTTGTTTAGATCTTTTCTCCGCTTCCGGTCTTGTCAACTATTTTGGCAAACAGGATAATGTGGAAGAATTATTAATCAAGCCAATCATATTCGAGAAaggacaaacaaaaattattgtctATGGATTTGGATCGATGCGCGAAGAACGATTGCAtacattgattcaaaatgaacGGTTCAATTATCTTACACCAgattttgattgtgattCTCAAGaggaattgaaaaaatatctaaAAATTTTGCTAGTTCATCAGAATCGTGTACCGAGACCTTTGACCAAACATCTTAATCCGTATGATTTAACTTCGTTACCAGATTTTGTCATATGGGGCCATGAACATCGACCTTATAAAGAGCCTGAATATTTTGAGCAGAATAACTTTTTCATCTTACAGCCAGGTTCGACAGTGGCTACATCACTTTGTGAAGCTGAATATGGTGATAAGTATTACTATTTAATGAAATGTTATTATGACGATGAACGTCAGAAGCCTCGGTTTAAGATTGAATCATTTCGTTGCGAAACGGTTCGGCCATTCGTGATGTCCACCATTGATGTCGATAGCTTGTTGtccaaaaatgattcatttaaatccttacatcaacaacaacagttttTGTTCTCTTTTTGCAAGTAGgtgttttactttttttccaatttttagTTATGTTTATATTTCTGTTTCAGAGATAAGGTCCAAACAATGTTAAGCGAGGCTCGTTGTCAATCGActatgatcaatgatgatggtgaggCAAAGCCATTAATCCGTCTTCGTATCGAATATAGCGACAAAGATTTATTGTTTGATCGTCGTAAATTGGAATTCCATGTAAACAAATTGGTTGCCAACAATAACGATGTTGTACGATTCATTCGTAAACGTTCTAATCAAATGGACAGTGACTCGAATTCAGCTGGCCTtgacgatggtgatgatgatgtgaatggTTTTGTCGATATCATACGTGCAGCTGACATATCGAAAAAGTATCATCTCCCaacaatattgatcaaacatTTCGATGAGGCCAATGATCGAAAACGTTTGACCATgttggatgaaaaatttttcattgaaaaagtCGATACATTAACtaagaaaaatcaaacagaTAGTTTTAAAGATTTCACCGAAAACAGTAAACAAGCTATACGTTTTGTAACCGATATGGCCTTAGGTGATAATGAAAACTTTAA
This window of the Dermatophagoides farinae isolate YC_2012a chromosome 3, ASM2471394v1, whole genome shotgun sequence genome carries:
- the LOC124494937 gene encoding beta-1,4-galactosyltransferase 1, which gives rise to MNWFVLIIWIEITTLACQLSFRMVELRKMIPFSNVLIPTNLSNTFSYCQTDSNLSDVNFEPLLELQAIKNDSLLTMIESGGRYKPRGCHALQNVAIVVPYRNRSDQLQIFVHNIHKFLTGQNQVQYQLFIVEQRDHKQFNRAKLLNVGFNEAIRFNSFDCFIFHDVELLPLDLRNLYLCSDQPRHMSSNIVQFAYFYEELFGGACAIETSIVYDVNGFSNQFFGWGGEDDEMRSRLVRKGYRIQRFPSEIARYIKLPHPKDNYNDPNPNRFRLIKESAQTSVNDGLINLDYILRPIVEHSLYVVIPVEF
- the LOC124494941 gene encoding double-strand break repair protein MRE11 translates to MASHKNTDEFKILITSDCHLGHNEKHPIRGEDSFRTFEEVLQAAVNMDVDFILLAGDLFDVNKPSIQTMRRTMSLIRKYCFGGNGCQKFLVKNFKNANCIDPNLKVKYPIFTIHGNHDDPVGMNCSCCLDLFSASGLVNYFGKQDNVEELLIKPIIFEKGQTKIIVYGFGSMREERLHTLIQNERFNYLTPDFDCDSQEELKKYLKILLVHQNRVPRPLTKHLNPYDLTSLPDFVIWGHEHRPYKEPEYFEQNNFFILQPGSTVATSLCEAEYGDKYYYLMKCYYDDERQKPRFKIESFRCETVRPFVMSTIDVDSLLSKNDSFKSLHQQQQFLFSFCKDKVQTMLSEARCQSTMINDDGEAKPLIRLRIEYSDKDLLFDRRKLEFHVNKLVANNNDVVRFIRKRSNQMDSDSNSAGLDDGDDDVNGFVDIIRAADISKKYHLPTILIKHFDEANDRKRLTMLDEKFFIEKVDTLTKKNQTDSFKDFTENSKQAIRFVTDMALGDNENFKLDDLKEEIRSIKQKIFNDQEYRSRFQWITREPFVKRPFSLLQQKLSNLTVTGNQSSNIGNTGSKIDDDPFYEDDIDMFDVNDKQEKMSKTSDEKKKFFDMNTTDNDNKDESLASTSRGFGKRYRDRQNLREESSKLKSLTSFFDMKNFDDNDDPMQIVRSSKDDDKSSSKTFPKKKKAKLIKTVAIEDSDEDDDYPSRTTRKSRNRK